A single region of the Acipenser ruthenus chromosome 57, fAciRut3.2 maternal haplotype, whole genome shotgun sequence genome encodes:
- the LOC131724809 gene encoding gastrula zinc finger protein XlCGF52.1-like, with protein MDVSVSVSFFQDELASTIEHAVKAAVDTVLCQITKVVGGKFTEFRMEMAGKEKENESLKLRLEISESELKAVRECMNAADADIKQPLRNMNPDCNEQDFQRNENQGLFQDPKESRAMPKSEAQEGPRIKAVYTLQESFNQEWCSSLKQGTELTCVKDEEVPRLECVPIKEEFIEQECVPIAEEVPTENNVYTLEENNQLGSSLCDDCPPERELGFRAAKENHTGGAPFPCADCGKSFSYLSNLKRHQRIHTGEKPHHCTECGRSFTLLQNLKIHQRIHTGEKPHHCSVCGKRFTQLQNLKTHQRVHTGVKPYHCTECGKRFTQFGNLQSHQCSHTGEKPYHCAECEKSFTYLSSLKIHQRTHKERNLLNAVNV; from the exons atggacgtcagcgtctccgtgtcgttctttcaagacgagctcgcctctaccatcgagcacgcagtgaaagcggctgtagacaccgtcttgtgccaaatcacaaaagttgtcggcggcaaattcactgaattccgaatggaaatggctggaaaggagaaagagaatgaaagtctgaagctgagattggaaatatcagagagcgagttgaaagcagtgcgggaatgcatgaacgctgcagatgcagacattaaacaacctctcagaaacatgaaccccgactgcaatgaacaagactttcagaggaacgagaaccaggggttatttcaag atcccaaagagagccgtGCAATGcctaaatctgaagcacaggagggtcCAAGGATAAAAGCAGTTTACACACTACAGGAGTCATTTAACCAGGAGTGGTGTTCAAGTCTAAAGCAGGgtacagagctgacatgtgttaaagatgaagaggtgcctcgactggaatgtgttcctattaaagaggaattcatagaacaggaatgtgtccccatcgccgaggaagttcctactgaaaataatgtctatacacttgaggagaacaaccagctgggatccagcctgtgtgatgattgtccacctgaacgtgaactgggatttagag ctgctaaagaaaatcacacaggaGGGGCTCCATTTccctgtgctgactgtgggaagagtttcagttatttatcaaaccttaaaagacaccagcgcattcacacaggagagaaacctcatcactgcactgagtgtgggaggagCTTCACgctgttacaaaatcttaaaatccaccagcgcattcacacaggagagaaacctcatcactgctctgtgtgtgggaagagattcacgcAGTTacaaaatctgaaaacacaccagcgtgttcacacaggagtgaaaccttatcactgtactgagtgtgggaagagattcacgcAGTTCGGAAATCTTCAATCACACCAGTgcagtcacacaggagagaagccttaTCACTGTGCTGAATGCGAGAAGAGTTTCACATATTTAAGTTCCTTGAAAATCCACCAGCGGACTCACAAAGAGAGAAATCTTCTCAATGCAGTGAATGtctga
- the LOC131696629 gene encoding zinc finger protein 892-like isoform X1, which translates to MDVSVSVSFFQDELASTIEHAVKAAVDTVLCQITKVVGGKFTQFQMEMAGKEKENESLKLRLEISESELKAVRECLSAAGANIKQALMNINPDCDEQDFPRNENQALLTRVQDPEERPASSDEEEGPVIEAVYTHEEISDQEWCVTQMEITKLTFVDSKDPELEPVRIKEGVPDLECVHITEEVSNKDEVSILEGNMVKLGSSHCDESPPELSCVKPNQPVSEDAGSSVGEDGTVLGSIQRKHHPPQERAADGKEDGAMASTSSTASSTVDEGEHDSTPSPHSKNSSSGNLQSREDREMTQEEHIKKLRTCSVKIHYLQDRPPFTLQSTETAHSVCVNNSETRGNLKTLPCSAKAKAGKSSCQLGSPITHKGSQRERAPFPCDDCGKSFSCVSVLNRHKLIHTGEKPHQCNKCKKRFNYSGNLQKHQQIHTGEKPYQCNECEMRFNYSASLKRHKLIHTGEKPYQCNECEMCFSDLRNLKKHRGIHTGEKPYQCNECEMCFSDFMNLKKHRGIHTGEKPYQCSECKMHFNYYAGLKRHKLIHTGEKPYQCNECKKCFNYSGNLKRHQKIHTGKKPHYCTDCRRSFTGLRSLKKHKLTHKGEKPYHCSECGKGFFRTDRLNKHREIHTAVKP; encoded by the exons atggacgtcagcgtctccgtgtcgttctttcaagacgagctcgcctctaccatcgagcacgcagtgaaagcggctgtagacaccgtcttgtgccaaatcacaaaagttgtcggcggcaaattcactcaattccaaatggaaatggctggaaaggagaaagagaatgaaagtctgaagctgagattggaaatatcagagagcgagttgaaagcggtGCGGGAATGCCTCAGTGCGGCGGGTGCAAACATCAAACAAGCTCTCATGAACATAAACCCCGACTGTGATGAACAAGACTTTCCAAGGAATGAGAACCAGGCACTATTGACCAGAgttcaag ATCCTGAAGAGAGACCTGCTTCCAGTGACGAagaggaggggccagtgatagaaGCTGTTTACACACACGAGGAAATCTCTGATCAGGAGTGGTGTGTAACTCAAATGGAGATTACAAAGCTGACATTTGTTGACAGTAAAgaccctgaacttgaacctgtccgCATTAAAGAGGGCGTCCCAGATCTGGAGTGTGTTCACATCACAGAGGAAGTTTCTAATAAAGATGAAGTCAGTATACTGGAGGGGAATATGGTGAAGCTGGGATCTAGCCATTGTGATGAGTCCCCACCTGAACTCTCCTGCGTGAAACCCAATCAGCCTGTCTCTGAAGACGCTGGTTCTAGTGTTGGAGAAGATggcactgtgctggggtccattcagaggaaacatcacccccctcaggaaagagctgcagatggaaaggaggATGGAGCGATGGCGTCCACgagcagcacagcat CTTCTacagtagatgaaggagaacacgactccactccatcACCCCACAGCAAAAACTCTTCCAGCGGCAACCTGCAGAGCAGGGAAGACAGAGAGATGACCCAAGAAGAACACATAAAGAAATTGAGAACTTGCTCAGTTAAAATTCATTATTTACAAGACAGACCACCATTTACTCTGCAGAGTACAGAGACTGCACATTCTGTGTGTGTGAACAACTCTGAAACCCggggcaacttgaagaccttgccttGTTCTGCTAAAGCTAAAGctgggaagagttcctgtcaattaggCTCTCCTATAACTCACAAGGGAAGTCAAAGAGAAAGGGCTCCATTTCCCTGTgatgattgtgggaagagtttcagttgtgTGTCAGTCCTTAACAGACACAAActgattcacacaggagagaagccacatcAGTGTAATAAATGCAAGAAGCGCTTCAATTATTCTGGAaatcttcaaaaacaccagcaaattcacacaggagagaagccatacCAGTGTAATGAATGTGAGATGCGCTTCAATTATTCTGCAAGTCTTAAAAGACACAaactaattcacacaggagagaagccatatcagtGTAATGAATGCGAGATGTGCTTCAGTGATTTAAGAAATCTCAAAAAACACCGgggaattcacacaggagagaagccatatcagtGTAATGAATGCGAGATGTGCTTCAGTGATTTCATGAATCTTAAAAAACACAGgggaattcacacaggagagaagccatatcagtGTAGTGAATGCAAGATGCATTTCAATTATTATGCAGGTCTTAAAAGACACAaactaattcacacaggagagaagccatatcagtGCAATGAATGCAAGAAGTGCTTCAATTATTCTGGaaatcttaaaagacaccagaaAATTCACACCGGGAAGAAACCACATTACTGTACTGATTGTAGAAGGAGCTTTACTGGATTAAGAAGTcttaaaaaacacaaactaactcacaaaggagagaaaccgtaccactGTAGTGAATGTGGGAAAGGTTTCTTTCGAACAGACAGACTTAATAAACACAGAGAAATTCACACAGCAGTGAAACCCTGA